The following are from one region of the Actinopolyspora halophila DSM 43834 genome:
- a CDS encoding NAD-dependent epimerase/dehydratase family protein, whose protein sequence is MCPHGDANDGAHVVVIGATGNVGTSLLDALSADPRVASITGVARRLPRFAPPGVHWLSADIRTDELAGHFRGKDVVVHLGWIFQPTRDPVTTWRNNVLGSLRVFDAVAEAGVGTLVYASSIGAYSPATGDSPVDESWPTHGWPGAAYTREKAYLERCLDRFEVQHPGTRVVRLRPGFLFKRESASQQRRLFAGPLLPRWLVRPEALPLLPTPAGLVLQATHTDDVAEAYRLAIHTPAAGAFNVAAEPPLDGAGLAELFGARQLRVPARAARSVLAALWKLHAVPASPELFDAVLRLPRMDTTRARDELGWSPRHDATEALSEVIAGMRRAAGAPTPPLEPRVAGGRAHEIATGVGSRQ, encoded by the coding sequence ATGTGCCCGCACGGGGACGCGAACGACGGCGCACACGTGGTCGTCATCGGAGCCACGGGCAATGTGGGGACCAGCCTCCTCGACGCGCTGAGCGCGGACCCGCGGGTTGCCTCGATCACCGGTGTCGCCCGCCGGTTGCCGAGATTCGCCCCGCCCGGGGTTCACTGGCTGTCCGCCGACATCCGCACCGACGAGCTGGCCGGGCACTTCCGGGGCAAGGACGTCGTCGTCCACCTCGGATGGATATTCCAGCCCACCCGGGACCCGGTCACGACCTGGCGCAACAACGTGCTCGGAAGTCTGCGGGTGTTCGACGCCGTAGCCGAGGCGGGCGTCGGCACCCTGGTGTACGCCTCCTCCATAGGAGCCTACTCACCGGCCACGGGGGACAGTCCCGTGGACGAGTCCTGGCCCACCCACGGGTGGCCCGGCGCGGCCTACACCCGGGAGAAGGCCTACCTGGAGCGCTGCCTCGACCGTTTCGAAGTCCAGCACCCCGGCACGCGAGTGGTACGGCTCCGCCCGGGATTCCTGTTCAAACGCGAGTCGGCCTCCCAACAGCGCAGGCTGTTCGCGGGGCCACTGCTCCCCCGGTGGCTCGTGCGCCCCGAAGCGCTGCCCCTGCTGCCCACCCCAGCGGGGCTGGTGCTGCAGGCCACGCACACCGACGACGTCGCCGAGGCCTACCGCCTGGCGATCCACACCCCCGCCGCCGGGGCGTTCAACGTGGCCGCCGAGCCCCCGCTCGACGGAGCCGGCCTGGCCGAGCTCTTCGGAGCGCGCCAGCTGCGAGTCCCCGCCCGGGCCGCGCGGTCGGTGCTGGCAGCGCTGTGGAAGCTGCACGCCGTCCCCGCCTCCCCCGAGCTGTTCGACGCGGTGCTGCGGCTGCCCCGGATGGACACCACACGCGCCCGCGACGAACTCGGCTGGTCACCACGCCACGACGCCACCGAGGCGCTGTCCGAGGTGATCGCGGGGATGCGCCGGGCTGCGGGCGCTCCCACACCTCCCCTGGAACCGCGGGTCGCGGGTGGGCGCGCGCACGAGATCGCGACCGGGGTCGGAAGCAGACAATGA
- a CDS encoding site-2 protease family protein: MTGTIPLGRVAGIRLGLHWSVAGIVGLIVFVLGSYWLPNTFPGHAAFFYWLSGGVAALLLVTSVLVHELAHALVAVRRGVPVDGITLWLLGGVSRLRGEAPNPRVDLLIAVVGPVASGLLAGVFAGLSWALVALQAGQLSVAVTSYLSALNLVVAVFNLLPAAPLDGGRILRAAIWSRTGDRFKAAVWATRTGATLGFLLIAYGFYNLVTRGFEGIWAVLIGLFVIRAAGAEKQQAQVSAALAGVRIEDVIGLGLAPIGAESPVRTALTVSGMHGNAALAVTDTTGRTEGVVLPEQLRAVPIPDQERTTVRQLARPVSEFESATVGEALTTVLTRLRSPGNSSIPVFENERPVGMVLGTELDRIVTERMTRPRTRTVPGETVAPPGAEPPADWWYPGQGHRR; encoded by the coding sequence ATGACAGGCACGATTCCGCTGGGCCGTGTGGCGGGGATTCGCCTCGGGCTGCACTGGAGCGTGGCAGGTATCGTCGGCCTGATCGTTTTCGTGCTCGGCTCCTATTGGTTGCCGAACACCTTTCCCGGCCATGCCGCCTTCTTCTACTGGCTCTCCGGGGGAGTGGCCGCTTTGCTGCTGGTCACCTCGGTGCTGGTGCACGAGCTGGCGCACGCGCTCGTGGCCGTGCGCCGCGGTGTGCCGGTGGACGGGATCACCCTGTGGCTGCTGGGCGGGGTCTCCCGGCTGCGCGGTGAGGCGCCCAACCCACGTGTCGACCTGCTCATAGCCGTGGTCGGACCGGTGGCCAGTGGCCTGCTCGCCGGGGTCTTCGCCGGCCTCTCCTGGGCGCTGGTCGCATTGCAGGCGGGGCAACTGAGCGTGGCCGTCACCAGCTACCTGAGCGCGCTGAACCTGGTCGTGGCCGTGTTCAACCTGCTGCCAGCGGCCCCGTTGGACGGGGGACGGATCCTGCGCGCCGCGATCTGGTCCCGAACCGGGGACCGCTTCAAAGCCGCCGTGTGGGCCACGCGTACCGGGGCGACGTTGGGGTTCCTGCTCATCGCCTACGGCTTCTACAACCTGGTGACCCGCGGTTTCGAGGGGATCTGGGCGGTGCTGATCGGGCTTTTCGTCATCCGGGCCGCCGGGGCGGAGAAGCAACAGGCCCAGGTCAGCGCGGCGCTCGCCGGGGTCCGAATCGAGGACGTCATCGGTCTCGGTCTGGCACCGATCGGTGCGGAGTCTCCGGTGCGTACCGCGCTGACCGTCTCCGGGATGCACGGAAACGCCGCTCTCGCCGTCACGGACACGACCGGACGTACGGAGGGGGTGGTCCTCCCCGAACAGCTACGCGCGGTTCCGATCCCGGACCAGGAACGCACAACGGTACGACAACTCGCCCGGCCCGTCTCCGAGTTCGAGTCCGCCACCGTGGGCGAAGCCCTGACGACCGTACTCACCCGGCTCCGTTCCCCCGGTAACAGTTCGATTCCGGTCTTCGAGAACGAACGTCCCGTGGGAATGGTGCTCGGTACGGAGCTCGACAGGATCGTCACCGAGAGGATGACGAGACCGCGCACGCGAACCGTCCCGGGAGAAACGGTCGCTCCTCCCGGGGCGGAACCACCCGCGGACTGGTGGTACCCGGGGCAAGGACACCGTCGCTGA
- a CDS encoding phosphoketolase family protein → MRTVPAAPLADGEYERVDAFWRAANYLAVGQLYLTANPLLRESLRAEHVKSRLLGHWGTVPGLTLVYSHLNRLIRLGDLDVLYVTGPGHGGPAVQAATWLEGSYSEMYPAVGRDEDGMAELFRNFSFPGGMPSHSGPEVPGSINEGGELGYSLAHAHGAVFDAPERIAVCVIGDGEAETGPLATAWHGNKFLDPVHDGAVLPVLHLNGYKIASPTLLDRIGDEELSALLSGYGYVPYLVEGDDPERVHHDLAGALDRAIDDIREIRRSAREHGTRTRPRWPMIVLRTPKGWTGPGELGGEPVEGTWRAHQIPLDSPAEDPERLGLLERWMREYAPEELFDERGRPRSVITEAIPEGHRRMGANPAANGGVAVALRLPDVREYAVDIPRRGGGVGSPMAALGEYLRDVFSANARRRDFRIFCPDELDSNKLGAVHAATSRAWQAETDSVEAELAPGGRVMEMLSEHTLQGWLEGYLLTGRHGLFVSYEAFVHIVDSMFNQFAKWLKVSGELSWRGPVPSLTYLLSSHVWQQDHNGFSHQDPGFLDHVTHKKPELVRVHLPPDANTLLCVIDTCLRGENGINVVVSGKQSQPNWLAMEEARRHVVRGIGTWEWAGTAEGEPDVVLACAGDVPTRETLAAVDLLRHRLPRLGVRVVNVIDLLRLQGGRENPHGIPDTEFESLFTADKPVVFVYHGYPWLIHRLTHGRPNRNLHVRGYREEGATTTPFDMAVRNGIDRYALVVDVIDHVAGLGAGAAETRQAMIDKRTEHDLHTREHGRDLPEVAEWTWQGPGSEERPGAGAASAEAGDEHESGG, encoded by the coding sequence ATGCGGACCGTTCCCGCAGCGCCGCTCGCGGACGGTGAGTACGAGCGAGTGGATGCCTTCTGGCGAGCCGCGAACTACCTGGCCGTCGGTCAGCTCTACCTGACGGCGAACCCGCTGCTGCGTGAGTCGTTGCGTGCCGAGCACGTCAAATCGAGGTTGCTCGGTCACTGGGGCACGGTGCCCGGACTCACGCTCGTCTATTCCCATCTCAACAGGTTGATCCGCCTCGGCGATCTCGACGTGTTGTACGTGACCGGGCCGGGGCACGGCGGCCCGGCTGTGCAGGCCGCCACTTGGCTGGAAGGCTCCTACAGCGAGATGTATCCGGCCGTGGGCAGGGACGAGGACGGCATGGCCGAGCTGTTCCGGAACTTCTCCTTTCCAGGGGGGATGCCCAGTCACAGCGGTCCCGAAGTTCCCGGTTCGATCAACGAGGGCGGGGAACTTGGCTACTCCCTGGCGCACGCCCACGGCGCGGTGTTCGACGCCCCGGAACGCATCGCGGTCTGCGTGATCGGGGACGGCGAGGCGGAAACCGGGCCGTTGGCCACGGCCTGGCACGGCAACAAGTTCCTCGATCCCGTCCACGACGGTGCGGTGCTTCCGGTGCTGCACCTGAACGGGTACAAGATCGCCAGCCCGACCCTGCTGGACCGCATCGGCGACGAGGAGCTCTCCGCGTTGCTGAGTGGGTACGGGTACGTCCCGTACCTGGTCGAGGGCGATGACCCGGAGCGGGTGCACCATGATCTCGCCGGGGCGCTGGACCGCGCGATCGACGACATTCGGGAGATCCGCCGGTCCGCGCGGGAGCACGGCACGAGAACCAGGCCGCGGTGGCCGATGATCGTGCTGCGCACACCGAAGGGGTGGACGGGGCCCGGTGAGCTCGGCGGTGAGCCCGTGGAGGGAACCTGGCGGGCCCACCAGATCCCGCTGGATTCTCCCGCGGAGGATCCGGAGCGGCTCGGGCTGCTGGAGCGGTGGATGCGCGAGTACGCCCCGGAGGAGTTGTTCGACGAGCGGGGGCGTCCCCGCTCGGTGATCACCGAAGCGATTCCGGAGGGGCACAGGAGGATGGGGGCCAATCCGGCTGCCAACGGGGGCGTGGCGGTCGCGCTGAGGCTTCCGGACGTCCGTGAGTACGCGGTGGACATCCCCCGACGCGGTGGCGGGGTCGGATCGCCCATGGCCGCGCTCGGGGAGTACCTGCGTGACGTGTTCTCCGCGAACGCGCGGCGGCGCGACTTCCGGATCTTCTGCCCCGACGAACTGGACTCCAACAAACTGGGCGCCGTCCACGCCGCGACTTCGCGGGCCTGGCAGGCGGAGACGGACTCGGTGGAGGCCGAGCTGGCTCCCGGAGGCAGGGTCATGGAGATGCTCAGCGAGCACACCCTCCAGGGGTGGCTGGAGGGATACCTGCTGACGGGCAGGCACGGACTGTTCGTCAGCTACGAGGCGTTCGTGCACATCGTCGACTCGATGTTCAACCAGTTCGCCAAATGGCTGAAGGTCAGCGGTGAACTGTCGTGGCGCGGGCCGGTTCCCTCGTTGACCTATCTGCTGAGCTCGCACGTCTGGCAGCAGGACCACAACGGTTTCTCGCACCAGGACCCCGGTTTCCTCGACCACGTCACGCACAAGAAGCCGGAGCTGGTTCGGGTGCATCTGCCTCCCGACGCGAACACGCTGCTCTGCGTCATCGACACCTGCCTGCGCGGTGAGAACGGAATCAACGTCGTCGTGTCCGGCAAGCAGTCACAGCCGAACTGGTTGGCGATGGAGGAGGCGCGGCGTCACGTCGTGCGGGGGATCGGGACGTGGGAGTGGGCGGGCACCGCCGAGGGGGAGCCGGACGTGGTGCTCGCCTGCGCGGGCGACGTGCCCACCAGGGAGACCCTCGCCGCGGTGGACCTGCTGCGGCACCGGCTTCCGCGACTGGGGGTGCGGGTGGTCAACGTGATCGACCTGCTGCGTCTGCAGGGCGGGCGGGAGAACCCGCACGGCATCCCCGACACCGAGTTCGAATCCCTGTTCACGGCCGACAAGCCGGTGGTGTTCGTCTACCACGGTTATCCGTGGTTGATCCACCGGCTCACGCACGGGAGGCCGAACCGGAATCTGCACGTGCGTGGCTATCGCGAGGAAGGGGCCACCACCACGCCCTTCGACATGGCTGTGCGCAACGGGATAGACCGCTACGCGTTGGTCGTCGACGTGATCGACCACGTCGCAGGGTTGGGGGCGGGAGCCGCGGAGACGCGGCAGGCGATGATCGACAAGCGCACCGAGCACGATCTCCACACCCGCGAGCACGGTCGGGATCTTCCCGAGGTCGCGGAGTGGACCTGGCAGGGCCCCGGTTCCGAGGAACGTCCCGGTGCGGGCGCGGCGAGCGCGGAAGCGGGTGACGAGCACGAGAGCGGAGGGTGA
- a CDS encoding SDR family oxidoreductase: MRPLPRDEMRLYEGKGLLEGKRALVAGGDSGIGRAVSVAFAKEGADVAVVYYGDAEDDDAERTATLVRAQQRRCELYKGDLAEESFCTSLPGRVAQDLGGLDVLVNHAGTQAYQEDFTAIDTEQFDRTFRVNVYGPFWLTRAALPYLPEGGSVINTGSVNGLRGNKALMDYSASKAAVHILTKSLAQSLAASGIRVNCVAPGPVWTPLIPATLPEDKVEGFGEQTPMGRKAQPDEIAPSYVFFASELLSSYYTGEVLAPIGGETHPGT; encoded by the coding sequence ATGCGCCCGCTTCCGCGGGACGAGATGCGGCTGTACGAGGGCAAGGGGCTGCTGGAGGGCAAGCGGGCCCTGGTGGCCGGTGGTGATTCGGGCATCGGCCGTGCGGTGTCGGTGGCCTTCGCCAAGGAGGGGGCCGATGTCGCCGTGGTCTACTACGGGGACGCGGAGGACGACGATGCCGAGCGCACGGCCACCCTGGTGCGCGCTCAGCAGCGTCGTTGCGAGCTGTACAAGGGCGATCTGGCGGAGGAGTCCTTCTGCACGAGCCTGCCGGGCAGGGTCGCGCAGGACCTGGGTGGGCTGGACGTGCTGGTCAACCACGCCGGAACCCAGGCTTACCAGGAGGACTTCACCGCCATCGACACCGAGCAGTTCGATCGCACCTTCCGGGTCAACGTCTACGGGCCGTTCTGGTTGACCCGCGCCGCGCTGCCGTACCTGCCGGAGGGCGGATCAGTGATCAACACCGGTTCCGTCAACGGGCTGCGCGGGAACAAGGCGCTGATGGACTACTCCGCGAGCAAGGCCGCCGTGCACATCCTGACCAAGTCGCTGGCCCAGTCCCTGGCCGCCAGCGGGATCCGGGTGAACTGCGTGGCTCCGGGGCCGGTGTGGACGCCGCTGATCCCCGCGACGCTCCCGGAGGACAAGGTCGAGGGGTTCGGGGAGCAGACCCCGATGGGGCGGAAGGCCCAGCCGGACGAGATCGCGCCCTCGTACGTCTTCTTCGCCTCCGAGCTGCTGTCCAGCTACTACACGGGTGAGGTGCTCGCGCCGATCGGCGGGGAGACCCATCCGGGAACCTGA
- a CDS encoding DUF202 domain-containing protein, translating to MGQPGEPAEPPPGLQAERTTLAWLRTALTFLVGALVLLRLVAHTRPGLAVGAACVLLPVAGLVGGLAVRRHHSGDREHEPRPLLDGTLPAGITLLAILVAGLGTLYVLAG from the coding sequence ATGGGCCAGCCCGGTGAGCCCGCCGAGCCCCCGCCCGGGTTGCAGGCCGAACGCACCACACTCGCCTGGCTACGCACCGCCCTGACGTTCCTCGTCGGCGCGCTGGTGCTGCTCAGACTCGTCGCACACACCCGCCCAGGCCTCGCGGTCGGCGCGGCCTGCGTGCTGCTTCCGGTGGCGGGGCTGGTCGGCGGCCTGGCCGTACGGCGACACCACTCCGGGGACCGGGAGCACGAGCCGCGCCCACTGCTCGACGGCACGCTGCCTGCCGGAATCACCCTGCTGGCGATCCTGGTGGCCGGTCTGGGCACGCTCTACGTGCTGGCCGGTTGA
- a CDS encoding STAS domain-containing protein: protein MPEFDIPEQSSRSPEDSSSEPVFRPGAGPDHPLRMQVHRPGTGVLVLSAGGTLDTATTADFAELVRHRLECTASGLVLDLAHIEFIDTDGIITLLETATRAQARGVELVLVPGPSVTRLLELLEVGDRFVREDSAEHAVSNAQAAVRGRSR from the coding sequence ATGCCCGAATTCGACATACCCGAGCAGAGCTCCCGCAGTCCGGAGGACTCCTCCTCCGAACCGGTCTTCCGCCCCGGAGCGGGACCGGACCATCCGCTGCGCATGCAGGTCCACCGCCCCGGCACGGGAGTGCTCGTGCTGTCCGCGGGCGGAACACTGGACACGGCCACCACCGCCGACTTCGCGGAGCTGGTGCGGCACCGGCTGGAATGCACCGCCTCCGGGCTGGTGCTCGACCTGGCCCACATCGAGTTCATCGACACCGACGGGATCATCACCCTGCTCGAGACCGCCACGCGAGCGCAAGCGCGCGGGGTCGAGCTGGTGCTGGTGCCCGGGCCGTCCGTGACCAGGCTGCTGGAGCTGCTGGAGGTCGGCGACAGGTTCGTGCGCGAGGACTCGGCCGAGCACGCGGTCAGCAACGCGCAAGCCGCCGTCCGGGGCCGGTCGCGTTGA
- a CDS encoding hemerythrin domain-containing protein produces MLRELVTNEGDLIDIVDNDHRTLERAFEEYEGGSGDSWDRRGLVEYITAEMIRHMVAEEEYLYPAVQEKLSELQSTSERELSEHARFEQELKALEGITSDQDDFDRRARALFRGFREHMRGEERELLPRLYSACSARQLLALGSKITMVRSVAPTRPHPAAPSHPPANMLLNPGMGLVDRVRDAFFGKER; encoded by the coding sequence ATGCTGCGGGAACTGGTCACCAACGAGGGCGATCTGATCGACATCGTGGACAACGATCACCGCACTCTGGAACGTGCTTTCGAGGAGTACGAGGGTGGATCCGGTGACTCGTGGGACCGGCGTGGACTGGTCGAATACATCACCGCCGAGATGATCCGCCACATGGTGGCCGAGGAGGAGTACCTCTACCCGGCGGTCCAGGAGAAGCTCTCCGAACTCCAATCCACCAGCGAACGGGAACTGTCCGAGCACGCGCGGTTCGAACAGGAGCTGAAAGCCCTGGAGGGGATCACCTCCGATCAGGACGACTTCGATCGGCGCGCCCGTGCGCTGTTCCGGGGCTTCCGGGAGCACATGCGCGGTGAGGAGCGGGAGCTGCTCCCGCGCCTGTACTCCGCCTGCAGCGCCCGTCAGCTGCTGGCCCTGGGCAGCAAGATCACGATGGTTCGCTCCGTCGCCCCGACACGGCCGCACCCGGCGGCACCGAGCCATCCCCCCGCCAACATGCTCCTGAACCCCGGGATGGGGCTCGTCGACCGCGTGCGGGACGCGTTCTTCGGCAAAGAACGTTGA
- a CDS encoding acetate/propionate family kinase: MNTGVLTVNPGSNSLRLDAVEVTADSLPRLLDSRHTGESPTSGESLRAFDEFLERHRTTVRGVAHRLMHGGRRFPRPDLFGQDTVDALHELEPLAPQHVPSTVQLLQRAGHAAPELPQAVCPDTAFHETLPEAARVEPVPERWREATRRFGFHGISYAWALRRAGELLRARREDIDVLVAHLGGGSSVCAVRSGASVATSMGLTPLSGVVMARRSGDVDPGALLWLLRHEEVGLDELSDSLHGESGLYGLSGGYSDDTRELVAEANRGGAAAGLAIEVFCRRAAEGLAAMATHLRRVDAVVFTGEIGWNQPEVREGVCERLALLGVPAGLSGNRAEDGVVSRSGASPPVLVVEPREELQLASEAAPLFEDTAR, encoded by the coding sequence GTGAATACCGGTGTTCTGACGGTGAATCCGGGGTCGAACAGCCTGCGGCTCGATGCGGTCGAGGTCACGGCGGACTCCCTGCCCCGGCTGTTGGACTCCCGCCACACGGGTGAGTCCCCCACCTCGGGGGAGTCGTTGCGTGCTTTCGACGAGTTCCTCGAAAGGCACCGGACCACGGTGCGTGGAGTGGCTCACCGGCTGATGCACGGAGGGCGACGTTTTCCCCGGCCGGATCTGTTCGGGCAGGACACCGTCGACGCGTTGCACGAGCTGGAGCCGCTGGCACCGCAGCACGTTCCCTCCACCGTCCAGCTGCTCCAGCGCGCCGGGCACGCGGCTCCCGAACTGCCGCAGGCGGTGTGCCCCGACACCGCTTTCCACGAGACCCTCCCCGAGGCGGCGCGTGTCGAACCGGTGCCTGAACGCTGGAGGGAAGCCACGCGCCGTTTCGGGTTCCACGGGATCTCCTACGCGTGGGCGCTGCGCCGTGCGGGCGAGCTGCTGCGAGCTCGTCGGGAGGACATCGACGTGCTGGTGGCCCACCTGGGGGGCGGGAGCTCGGTCTGCGCGGTGCGTTCCGGTGCCAGCGTGGCGACGAGCATGGGGCTGACCCCCTTGAGCGGGGTCGTGATGGCTCGGCGCAGCGGGGACGTGGATCCCGGCGCTCTGCTGTGGTTGCTGCGACACGAGGAGGTGGGGCTCGACGAGTTGAGCGATTCCCTGCACGGGGAGTCCGGGCTGTACGGCTTGTCCGGGGGGTATTCCGACGACACCAGGGAGCTCGTCGCCGAGGCGAACCGTGGTGGGGCAGCGGCCGGACTGGCGATCGAGGTGTTCTGCAGGCGGGCTGCCGAGGGGTTGGCGGCGATGGCCACGCACCTGCGTCGCGTCGATGCCGTGGTGTTCACGGGCGAGATCGGCTGGAATCAGCCCGAAGTGCGTGAAGGCGTCTGTGAGCGGCTTGCGCTGCTGGGGGTGCCTGCCGGGCTGTCCGGGAACCGTGCCGAGGACGGTGTGGTCAGTCGCTCCGGGGCGAGCCCACCGGTGCTCGTCGTGGAACCGCGCGAGGAGCTGCAGCTCGCTTCGGAGGCCGCGCCGCTGTTCGAGGACACCGCGCGGTAG
- a CDS encoding DUF4383 domain-containing protein has protein sequence MALGPRTVHLIHRSGAAVIGLALLVFAITGLIRGLAWFRTDGQWVYGLSSNGALAVISVVAGALLVGAALWGPKVSSTTSVVFAVLFLLSGIVHLAILHTSFNILAFRLPNVFFSLVVGVFLLVLGFYGRVSGGLPPDNPYRRAHPMRSRRPDPEEQLHEQEPDEQEQRLLEAEVAMGEGKATVDQVLAVRRDHARRRASEHARAYRQATRRDPSGGP, from the coding sequence ATGGCGCTGGGTCCTCGCACGGTGCACTTGATACACCGCTCGGGCGCGGCCGTTATCGGACTCGCCCTGCTCGTGTTCGCGATCACGGGACTGATCCGGGGGCTTGCCTGGTTCAGGACGGACGGACAGTGGGTGTACGGGCTGTCCAGCAACGGTGCGCTGGCCGTCATTTCCGTGGTGGCCGGGGCGCTCCTGGTGGGAGCGGCCCTGTGGGGGCCGAAGGTCTCCTCCACGACGAGTGTCGTGTTCGCGGTGCTGTTCCTGCTGTCGGGGATCGTGCACCTGGCGATTCTGCACACGTCGTTCAACATCCTGGCGTTCCGGTTGCCGAACGTGTTCTTCAGTCTGGTCGTCGGCGTCTTCCTGCTCGTGCTCGGTTTCTACGGCCGGGTCTCGGGAGGGTTGCCGCCCGACAATCCCTACCGGCGTGCGCATCCGATGCGCTCCCGCCGTCCGGATCCGGAGGAGCAACTGCACGAGCAGGAGCCCGACGAGCAGGAGCAGCGACTGCTGGAAGCCGAGGTCGCCATGGGGGAGGGCAAAGCGACCGTCGACCAGGTCCTGGCCGTGCGGCGGGATCACGCCCGCCGGAGGGCTTCGGAGCACGCCAGGGCCTATCGTCAAGCCACGCGTCGTGACCCCTCGGGCGGGCCCTGA
- a CDS encoding YidH family protein has product MSAPSHETRRPNRVYQEGTDPDPRFSLANERTFLAWLRTAMALMAAGVGIEAVNTSTALLHTPLVTGLAVLLLLGGVLISAVSFTRWATTEKALRTGRPLPPPRMGAFLGYGLTAIGIAVVVLLILLGF; this is encoded by the coding sequence ATGTCCGCACCGAGCCACGAAACCCGCCGACCGAACCGGGTCTACCAGGAGGGCACCGATCCCGATCCCCGCTTCTCCCTGGCCAACGAGCGGACTTTCCTCGCATGGCTGCGCACCGCGATGGCGCTGATGGCCGCGGGAGTGGGCATCGAAGCGGTGAACACCAGCACCGCCCTGTTGCACACCCCGCTCGTCACGGGGCTCGCCGTGCTGCTGCTGCTCGGTGGCGTGCTCATCAGCGCGGTCTCGTTCACCCGCTGGGCCACCACGGAAAAGGCGCTGCGCACCGGCAGACCGCTGCCTCCCCCTCGAATGGGTGCTTTTCTCGGTTACGGGCTCACGGCCATCGGGATCGCCGTCGTGGTGCTGCTGATCCTGCTCGGTTTCTGA
- a CDS encoding DUF2267 domain-containing protein: MQHDTFIGQVQARAKLPSRGAAEAVTRATLETLGERIPEQLAEHVAAQLPREIGEHLRRTEVFSGAGSGERFDLKEFLERVSSRGGLDESGAAYASRVVMEMLREATQGGQMDKVRDALPEQLRQLLDSGSTGEMHTT, translated from the coding sequence ATGCAACACGACACGTTCATCGGCCAGGTGCAGGCCCGTGCCAAGCTGCCGAGCCGCGGAGCGGCCGAGGCGGTCACGCGGGCGACGCTGGAGACGCTCGGTGAGCGGATCCCGGAGCAGCTCGCCGAGCACGTGGCCGCCCAGCTCCCGAGGGAGATCGGCGAGCACCTGCGGCGCACCGAGGTGTTCAGCGGCGCGGGCAGCGGGGAGCGCTTCGACCTGAAGGAGTTCCTCGAACGGGTGAGCTCTCGTGGCGGGTTGGACGAGTCCGGGGCCGCGTACGCCAGCCGGGTGGTCATGGAGATGCTGCGCGAAGCCACCCAGGGCGGTCAGATGGACAAGGTGCGGGACGCCTTGCCGGAGCAGCTCCGGCAGCTCCTCGACTCCGGAAGCACCGGCGAGATGCACACGACCTGA